The genomic window catgttttttcatatttggagCTCTCCGACTTGATGCGTTGTGCATTGGTGTGCTGGCACTGGAACAATATCCTGGCGGATGAAAACAGCGAGGTGTGGCGCAGCCTCTGCAGCCGGACTTTGAGCGATGAAGCTCTGCGTTCTGATATCCTGTGCAACCTGCCCACCTACAGAGGAAAAGTAGGTCTATCAACATACCGATGTTGTCTCGGGGTTGGGAGAACTGTGATTAATGACGAACCCCCTTGAAAAATCTGGCTGTTACAGTGCTACCTTTGTTCTGCAATCACCTTCGCGTGACGTGACTGATAGTGTAGTAAACAGCTCACTGTCTTCAGGGTGAATCCATAAGCTGCAGTGCTACATGCCAGAATAGCTCAGAGATGCATAGAATATCATttgcaaacaaaaaacaactcatGTACAAAGTAAATGTGCATGTTTGCTGAAGCCCAAATTAAATTGGTAGATTTTGAAATGGGGTTTGGTGTAAGGATTTAGCAGGGTGAAAGGTGTTGTTTAATTGCCATTAATTCACACTAGGTCATGGAAGTCAACTTTATCACAGAGGTTACTGTTAGTGTTTAGTATTGCATAACTGGGGGAATGAATGGAACTGTCTGTAGGAAGATCTTAAATAATTTATCTCAAGAAGCCATAATCATATACTTATAAAACTACTTCTGAAAGACCTTATAGAAGCTCTGAGCTCCAGAGACCTGATTGGTGCAACACATTCAGTCCTGCATGGTAGAAAAGCCAAAGTCCATGACCCTTTCTCACCTTGTTTACACATCTATATATAGGATATGTTTCCCAGATCTTTAGAGTTCACCAACAACTACAGTTGGAGGGCTTTTCTTTTAACTCGACAGCAGCACCCAAGACTACcaaaataggattttattttatgtttttgcacTGTTATATATAATTTAACAGCAGCATCTTTCATACCCAAATGTCTGTTCACTGTCCCTGTCCGATCTCCCTCTGCAGCTCAAGGCCTTTCAACACGCTCTGAGCTCCCACGACTGCTCCCGCAACGTTTACGTGAAGAAGAACGGCTTCACCCTGCACCGCAACCCCATCGCCCAGAGCACGGACGGGGCACGTGGAAAGATCGGCTTTTCGGAAGGGAGGCATGCCTGGGAGATCTGGTGGGAAGGCCCTCTGGGCACCGTGGCGGTAATAGGCCTTGCCACAAAGCGGGCGTCCATGCAGTGCCAGGGCTACGTGGCCCTGCTGGGTAGCGATGACCAGAGTTGGGGCTGGAACCTGGTCGACAACAACCTGCTTCATAACGGGGAGGTCAGTGGGAATTTCCCACAGTGTAACAATGCGCCAAAATATCAGGTAGGAGCTGGAGCCACACGTGTGTGTACCTTCATCAGATTTTGAGCAATCCAAAAATAATGTGTGGAGTTAATGAATGTACGTTTGTGTGTCCACAGATCGGGGAGAGAATACGTGTGATTCTAGACATGGATGACAAGACGTTAGCATTTGAAAGGGGTTTTGAGTTTCTTGGAATAGCGTTTCGTGGACTGCCCAAAGCTTGCCTGTTCCCCGCTGTCTCCGCAGTGTACGGCAACACTGAAGTCACCATGGTATACCTGGGGAAACCTCTAGACGGCTAGAAGCAAAGTCACCCGTGCCACCATTAAATCCAACAGGCTAGTGGAATGTTCAGGACTTTTCTGGCAACAGACTGCCAACTCTGTTCGGAGTCCAGGGGTTCATGTTCCTTCCAAGCCGAAtaactgttcacacacacaaagagaactGTTCGCATTTCTACTACAGCCCATCATAAGGAGTCAGTTTTTAGACTGGACAAACTACAGGGAAAAGGAATGTGTCCAGACCATTTCTCTATCATCGTGGAAGTGTCCACTTTTACAATTTAGCTGCTGGACTGTTTTATTTACAGGATAGGGGAACGTTATTTAATGTCATGCGATTCAGGCTCACAGCGCCGAACGTTCACTTGAGATTTTATGTCTGCTTAAACGAGGCCAAAACTGTTCTTAACTGTGGCAAATACTTTAAGACGTCATTTAACAAGTGAAACAGTAGTTGTCATCGATAGTTATCTGTTGTACTGTTTGAATTAACTGAAACAGCTCATTGTGAATTAGCACAGTTTAACTATGATCAACGACTGGATTATTATTATGGTTATATGCCAAATCAATGTGAGCTGATGTTAATATTTTGCTTTAGGCAAACACAGAGGACGTGCGGACCAGGCGCATGCATGTGCATGGATACTGGGGTATGGACCGTAACACCTGACCTTTTAATATACCTTTCCAGTAATGGTGGAAACTATACCTGTATCATGTTAATGTGTGTCCTCGTTAATGTGCTACCGTAGTATTACacactatttattttttgttttatctatGGTACTAGAGATTCTGTATAAGGCCTGAAAATAAAGTCTACATGGTGCCACTCTTACAGTAAATATGGTTTGATGTTTGCCTCATGCACAGAGGTCCAATAACACCATGTGTTTCCAGCCAGAATGCTGCAAGATGATTTTAAGTAAAGCTCTGGATCACGTAGATGCTTGAACCCAAATCTAGATCTCTAAAATGTATGATTTTGAATTTATCACATGAGCTGGAgttgtcccttgtcactgaTCCTGTTTGTTATATTCATGGACAGGCTCTCGAGGTGcagccggggggggggggggggggggtctagtttggggacctcagaattgcatctgcttttttgcagatgatgtggttctgttggcttcatcacaccgtgaccttcAGTCGGCACTGGGGctgtttgcagccaagtgtgaagagGTCAGGacgagagtcagcacctccaagtctgaggccatggttctctgccggaaagtggtggattgccccctctgggttgggagagagttactgccctaAGCGAAGGAATTCTTGgggtatctcagggtcttgttcacgagtgagggtagaatggagcatgagatggatcggcagtttggttcggtgtctgcagtgatgtggttgCTGCGCTGGACCATTGTGgtaaagagggagctgagccagaaggcgaagcttttgatttactggtccatctatgtcccaaccctcacctatggtcacgtgCTCTGGgaagtgaccaaaagaatgagattgtagatacaagcagccgagatgagtttcctccgtggggtgacTGGGCTCGGACATctagagggagctcggagtagagccactgcgcCTTAGCGTCGAaagaggtcagttgaggtggttcaggcatctgatcgggatgcctcctgggcgcctcctgttagaggtgtttcgggcacatcccactggtaggaggccccagggcagacccaaaACATGCTGGAAGGAttgcatatctcatctggcctgggaacaccttgggctcccccaggaggagctggaaagcgttgctggggagagagatgtctggggtgctttgcttggcctgctgcccccacgacctggccccagataagcagatgaaaatggatggatgaacatGAGCTGACGTATAAATGGTTCCTCAAGCTGgaaacagggctgtttttcttAGTTTGGGAGATCCAGTACGTGTTATGTCACAGGAGCTATTGGTCTGTGTAGAAAGTTAAGAACGCAAAAGACACATCCAAACTACAAGAGTAACCATGCATTATATAAACTGTTATTTCTAATGAGGTGTAAATGAAGTGAACAATAACATACACAGTTCATAGTGTACTCCACATAAAGTGACTATGCATGAAAAGCAAAGCAAATCAAGGCTTTCCTTTCAGCTTTAAATAGCTGAGCTGTGTGTATTCACTATGTGAGGATCAGAGCTGTACTACTTAAAAAGAATCAGTGCTCAGCAGTCATCTCTTCCTGGATCAATAAAAGTGTAGAAATGGAAGTATATTTCAGTTATGGCTTGAAACATCAGCTATTAAGGGACACAATAAAACCACTCTGAGACTGATGGCATTTCTATTTTAGAAATTAGAGAACAGGAAGTTAAAAGGCTACACATAAGGTTTgactctgcagtcattttgaatcAAGAGATTAATATTCTGGTCTACCACATATTAGTCTCTAAGTGTTTTCAAAGGTTCTGTGCATGATattaacaacattaatgaagcAGCGGCtttttgctatgtaaagatacagcGCAGTGaaggcgtcctgagcagagaatgaagtcatacTTCCTCCATGTGTTTTGTAATCTgagtttctctgtttttttgttgtgcaCAGGTTTGATTGTAGTCTACTGTAAATGCGCATGGTTAGCAGCGTGGCTAAAGGAGTAGCAACTTTGGTGAGCCCCTGACATTCTGCTGGCGTCATCATGAGGTTGAAATTTTTACTTTTCAGCAAAAGATATGACAGTTGTTGGAAAGATTTCCATGACCGTTGGTACAGATGTGACCCCATGACACCACCATCAGGTCACAATGTGCCTAGTACtctggtttatgaccaaatacttcCAAAACCTCCGCCattccatcagcctcagctgtactttgtgttaagCACTTAATAGCAACTGTCAGCACGCTAACCAATAGATGgcgaacatggtaaacattatacctgctgaGCATCAGCATGtcatgtcactgtgagcatgtgcCTAAATCCAACCTCACAGAGCCGCTGGCATAGCTGTGACTCACAGTCCTGTTTATCTGGAGTAGATCACATGAGGCCAGAAACAGCAGTGAGTCACATTGAATTGAATACCAATTAGCAATGTCTAACAGCTTTGATCTGACTATCACCATTTGAATGAGTGAGTGAAAGGCCTGATTATCGCTGCCTGAACTGCTGCTGGAGGATCATGAATGCTACGACACTGTGTACAATTACAGGAAAAGGCTTCCAAAATGATAACAATATATGCCAAAAGTCAGGAACAAGACTGACTGAAAGGTTGCATCAGGACATTTCCTTTACGAAGTATGGCCTAAAAATAATCCGAATCAACACCTCTGACACCGAGGATTCAGACAACACGTTCAGCTCAGCCCTCATGTGAATGTTTTATAAAGGTAGTGCAACAGAGATTCAATGTTTTGTATATTCACATAAATcagctttttacttttactgttgtACACGCTGAACGTCTGGTACGTCTGTTCTGCGAAGAATCCCTCAGTGCACAGGAAGAGATTTCATGCAgcactttgttttgaaatgtaCAGAGCCAAATCATCATGACTCACAAATGTGGATTAAATGtgcaccaccacccacagaTGCTCAACCTTCATCAACAGGATATAAAAGGAAAAGACATCACAGAAGTGGACATACTATTCTGCAGCGGTGTGTTCTCGCAGGATTACCACCtcaataaatgattgattgaatttgtgctgcCAATGCTGAGAGCTTGGCTGCTGTGGTATGTCTGTTTGTCCCTTTCACTTTGAATCTCCCTGAGTGTGAGCGTCTCCTGATGCAGAGCAGTCTCTCTGGTTTCCtgtcactctgtcctgttctgaCCCTGGATGTCTGTCAGCCAGACTGTCTGTCTATCAATGTCATTCGGTCCGTCGCTAAACACTTTAACTGCCTGTCTGtcactcttcctctcctcctggcTGCAGTGTCTGTTGACTTGCGTACCTATCTAACAAAGTAAATGCGGAGTTTGGCACCTCTAATTACAGACACCATGGCTGGGTATTATCTGAAATTCCTGCAGTTGTTGTATTTTAatatccatccgtccatccattttcatctgcttatccaggcctggttgtgggggcagcaggccaagcaaagcaccccagacgtccctttccccagcaacactttccagctcctcctgggggaccccaaggcgttcccaggccagataagatatgtaatccctccagcatgttctgggtctgccccggggcctcctaccagtgggacgtaccCAGAACGCCTCTAATGAGGTGCCCAGAACGCATCCTGATCAgctgcctgaaccacctcaacctgacccctttcgacaagAAGGAGCaacggctctactccgagctccctccggatgtctgagctcctcaccctatctctaaggctgagcccagccaccccacggaggaaactcatttcgccTGCTTGTATCcccgatctcattctttcggtcattacccagagctcatgaccataggtgagggttgggacatagatggaccagtacattgaaagcttcgccttctagctcagctccctcttcaccacaacggtctGCTGcagtgcccgcatcactgcagaggtCGCACCATccactgatccatctcacgctccattctaccctcattcgtgaacaagaccctgagatacttgaactccttcgctcgaggcagtaactctctcccaacccagaagGGACAATCCACCGTTTAATTTTTTATCTGTACTTCCATATGACAAGAACACGTCTTTTTAATACCACCCCCTGAGATGACTATGATCTCATGGGCTACACTTGCAGTCCtagttttaaatgtgtaatataTCCAGTTTCCACAAGAGTGCAGTAATCCTCTTGTGCTTGCAAATATCTCAAAGCATCTTTATCTCACTTTTTACCATGAATCAAGCAGGTTTTTGTAAATCTATCATTAACCTTCAGCAGTGAAGTGAAATCTGTGGTTAAACAACagcttaaaatatttaaaacaaattatgTATGCTAGAAAGATATTAGGAAGAAGATAGAAATGATCTGCTGTGGAGACTACTGTTGAGAATACAGGTAAAGACATAGTTTTTACAGCAAAAAAATTAACTCGAGACACTGACAATCCTCAATATTCTTGTATCTTCATATTTCGCAAGTGTTAGCGTTCGCTGCTGTGGTGTTTCTTTTATACTGCAGGGTGTGAATGCCCACATCCCCCTTCACCCATGGGACTTTACACCCCAACTGCCACATCACCTCCTCAGCTTTCAAAAATAGGCTACCAATTTTCATATGGCAGCGTGTCTTAATATATACCGAAACTAACAGATAAATAGATTCCACACTTGTCACCACAAGTCCAGCATGTGAGCTGCTTTCCATCTGTCAGAGAATAAGAATAACACAAGCAACAGTGCGTGCTGAGCTGCAATTGGAAGTGAACATGATGATTTATACAGCTATATCACACGTGTGAAGTTACACCTAAAGCCACTAACAGTGACCTCGCTGGGGTAACGCTGGAGAACAGGTCACTTATACAGCTGAAATATGAAGCACTGTATCTCCACAGTGAATTTGTTTGTTATTAACAAGTCCAGAAACAACCTGAGGTGTAAGGTGAGGGATTTATGGTAATTTAGCTGCTTAAAAGGTTTTTCAATTTCATCATTCATGCAGCATGGGTGAGAATTaacagtgtttctgtttgtgctgTGTTTCGTAGCATGTTACCACTACCTGTCACTCAGTTCTCAGGCCTTGTCTTAGTCTTTGATGTAACATTACCCATCATTGTGCCGCTCTCGCATTTGACATGAAGGTagtaaggccctgatcacacagacagagtttaagcagctggaggtggctttttgtaattgttcttAATGAGATTTAAGTTTGTGCTCGCGGTTTTTGCGTTGCTATGTGCCTTGGGTTTCTACACTCTGGGCGCCTGGCGTTTTTACTGGAGCGCTCTGAACCCCTCGAGTTCAAAAAatttcaactcagagcagaaaagcactgatgatttgagaggcggtgggtcttctgtggtggtcacgacaacaagtttacagttggcaaacaatggaggagaaactggtggtagcagctgctggatacccagagctatacggcccgacgataaacagcaggttgtcaaactgcccctgagtcatcctaaaatatgcctggaaacatccATCATGGatgcgaagctcctggaccagctggtggtactcccAGTGATCCACCCTTTTTTTTAgagtctcatgtacccacacagatctctgtttccttgTGCTAaaagcctctcaccctcaaccagagctacagcaagtaccctctgcctcaacattttaggaactacacactaattactgtgaaataactTAATAAACGGTAGATCGTACACAAAACTTCAAGCTTTTACTATACGCACAATTGCAGAGAAGCAGTTGTTGGGGGTAAAAATCTCGAGTCTCAGGCTCCCTCTAACAATGCTCATTGTATATTAATATTACAGTatggaggtgatggggtggttgcctggcaacaataaaaaggcagtGCACCTTGTGTGTTGCAACCTGCAGTACACTTTCTGCATGCTAAATTCAGTCTTTGGACGAtatgatatttgctgatatcacaaagtctgccacatgACGATTTTAGTTCGACTCAGTTCAGAGGCCTTCGATCAATGTGAGACCGGATCAGTAAATATCCTTATTgcctttttcttggctgcttccCATCATCTGCCTGAGCTGCCAGCACTGTTTGAGTGTTTAGGAAGAACGTGTGCTTGGATAAAACCTGTgacacacatttcaaaataaaggcgtatCTTAACGATGACAATATGTGTCAgcgttttcactttgcatccaTGATATCGGATCGTCGATTTATTGATCCACATTGATGTATCATTACACCCCTGGAACATACAACACTCCTGCATCAGTGTCTTACCATCTAACATCTTTTTTTAGTGCTTtcatcttggtttatattttgaAACTCCTCACTTTCCACAAAATCAATCCATTTCCACTGTGGTGTGGTTCGACTCTTCACCTGTAATAAGATTGTTATTTCAAAAACAGTAACCTCACTTTGAAAGATCAGACCTTGAGAGAGCTGATTGGAACTGGTTTGTCCACACAATCTAATTGTTATTGGACACCCATCTAAACCCAATATTTACTGGTGAAATCATACTGGAATTATACTGTTTATACTGGACAACAAAACCAGACACCACAGCTGCTGTTTGTAGTGTGTGTATTGACTTTTGGACACCAGATGCTAAGTACAACTCTTAGACTGCATTTTCACTGCCAGCAGCTCTTCGAACTCTCTGGTAATACTACCAGGGAATTCTTGTGTGATTTAATCAAGTCATACAAATAAACTCACATCTTCAACAAAatattaaaggcaaaacatACTCATATGTCCCTTTAATGCATCAGTCACATTACCAAATTACCCTCAACAGTAATTCAGAGGCTCAAAATGATCAAATCTTCAATCAGAAATAAAAGAACAAGATAAAGATGAAAAGGTTACTCGCCTAGAATACTGGCCATATTTGTGATGCCTCACTGTTGAAGAAATTATTAATAGTGTGACATTAAAATGGGCAAACAGAAGTCTGGTGTGGTCATTAATCAAAATATGAGTTTATTAATACAAGCACCTGAAGAGAGGGCACCAGGGTTTGTGTCTCAGCTGGTGAGTTCAGAGTGACAATAAGAGCAAGGTCACAAGTAGCAAAAGAGAGCACATACCAGAACTGAAACTTTCTCTCACAATGtgcaacaccaaaaaaaaaaaaaagctccaaaGCACGACAAGAGGTCAAAATTTCAGTCGACAGATGACATGCATGCAACAACGGTCCCCGACCAGCCACAAACCACAGACACTGAGGTCCCTGGTTGGCACGTTTGACTTGATGAACGTAGCCTcggtgatgtcacccattggtttgtggactgtcaTTCTAAAGCCTTGGGTTTCGCATTTTGGTCGccttcttgtttttttgaagccagaagttaaaatatttggatgagagggtggagctaaccgTAATGCTAGTTGCTAGCTTACTTAgcacatgttagcatgtttagCTGTGATCAGGCCTGCGGTCAGGGggggtcaaagggtacagatgGGCCCGGCCCAAGACAAAGGGGGGGTCAATGAAAAGGTCTTTGGCTGACCCTTAAATGACTGACTCTTATCACTGACAGTACAAGTTATATGTATTTACGTgatgaataaatgtattttttatagtGATTTGACCACCCAACACCCCAACTCCCACGCCCACTTTTGAAAATGTTCTCCCCTACCCATCTTTCCTAACAGATGGTCTGACTGTGATAATACTTACGCTAATGCTAATTTTGGGTAGGaaaaaacagacttaaaacCATGCAAATAAAATGTCGCCCACTTAGAAAAACTGAACTTCCAATGTCTTGGAGGGTCTTTTGgtacaaccaaacactggccaagacttttttaggtgaccaaaaCATTATAATTACATTCAATTAGcttgaaaaaacactgaaatactgACAGCTACACCTGCAcctatactctgtgaatctggggttattCTATGGGTGCCCGGTCTCACTTCGAAGTCgccgaaatctggcgcttgggcagtgacttgcggtgatagaaaccaacaaaaaaggtgtcctgttatagtttaatgatGCTTGGCGGCGTCTGGGGGAAACACGGCAGGACACAGATGAAAGTTAAGGAGGTGGAAGTCCAAGTGGGG from Epinephelus lanceolatus isolate andai-2023 chromosome 20, ASM4190304v1, whole genome shotgun sequence includes these protein-coding regions:
- the fbxo45 gene encoding F-box/SPRY domain-containing protein 1, whose protein sequence is MSGAAGGGGGSSCQGAAAAASCSSAGSPYAAAAGGGVGVAGRLPARVLEHVFSYLELSDLMRCALVCWHWNNILADENSEVWRSLCSRTLSDEALRSDILCNLPTYRGKLKAFQHALSSHDCSRNVYVKKNGFTLHRNPIAQSTDGARGKIGFSEGRHAWEIWWEGPLGTVAVIGLATKRASMQCQGYVALLGSDDQSWGWNLVDNNLLHNGEVSGNFPQCNNAPKYQIGERIRVILDMDDKTLAFERGFEFLGIAFRGLPKACLFPAVSAVYGNTEVTMVYLGKPLDG